The Sulfurihydrogenibium sp. YO3AOP1 genome has a window encoding:
- the recA gene encoding recombinase RecA — MAVEENLEAKKKALESAILQIEKRYGKGSLMTLSSEGIKSVEVIPTGSLSLDIATGIGGVPKGRVIEIYGPESSGKTTLTLHIIAEAQKKGGRAVFIDAEHAFDPKYAKAIGVNLDELIISQPDYGEQAIEIAETLVRSNAVDVIVIDSVAALVPKAEIEGDIEDSNVGLHARLMSKAMRVLKGAVNKSNTALILINQIREKVGVMFGNPETTTGGRAIKFFADMRMEVRKSDIKTDGEKVGSRVKVKVVKNKLAPPFKEAEFDVIYGEGISKEGEILDLGEELGIIKKSGAWYSYKDENGEEIKLGQGKEKAREFLKQNKELTEKLEQIIKERTLNGA, encoded by the coding sequence ATGGCTGTAGAAGAAAATTTAGAAGCAAAAAAGAAGGCTCTTGAAAGTGCTATTCTTCAAATAGAGAAAAGGTATGGAAAAGGCTCACTTATGACATTGTCTTCTGAAGGTATAAAATCTGTAGAAGTTATTCCAACAGGTTCTTTATCCTTAGATATAGCAACAGGGATCGGTGGAGTACCAAAAGGCAGAGTAATTGAAATATACGGTCCAGAATCTTCAGGAAAAACAACCTTAACACTACACATAATAGCAGAAGCACAAAAAAAGGGTGGAAGAGCGGTATTTATCGATGCAGAGCATGCTTTTGACCCAAAATATGCAAAAGCGATTGGGGTAAATCTTGACGAACTCATAATTTCTCAACCAGATTATGGCGAACAAGCTATAGAAATAGCAGAGACATTAGTAAGAAGTAATGCTGTAGATGTAATAGTTATAGACTCTGTGGCTGCATTGGTTCCTAAAGCAGAAATTGAAGGAGATATCGAAGATTCTAACGTAGGTCTTCATGCAAGACTTATGTCTAAAGCTATGAGAGTATTAAAAGGGGCTGTAAACAAAAGCAATACTGCTCTTATTCTTATAAACCAAATCAGAGAAAAAGTCGGTGTTATGTTTGGAAATCCAGAAACAACAACAGGTGGTAGAGCTATCAAATTCTTTGCAGATATGAGAATGGAGGTTAGAAAAAGTGATATAAAAACCGATGGTGAAAAAGTTGGTAGCAGAGTAAAGGTTAAAGTTGTTAAAAATAAATTAGCACCTCCATTTAAAGAAGCAGAATTTGATGTTATATACGGAGAAGGTATTTCAAAGGAAGGAGAAATCCTTGATTTGGGAGAAGAGCTTGGTATAATTAAAAAAAGTGGAGCTTGGTATTCTTACAAGGATGAAAATGGCGAAGAAATAAAACTTGGTCAAGGTAAAGAAAAAGCAAGAGAATTTTTAAAACAAAATAAAGAATTAACCGAAAAGTTAGAACAGATAATTAAGGAGAGGACATTAAATGGAGCTTGA